A region of Campylobacter armoricus DNA encodes the following proteins:
- the mqnE gene encoding aminofutalosine synthase MqnE yields MQAIIEKLEKQERLNEEEANKLWDLELFTLAKYAQKVRLNLHDKKVYFNINRHINPTNICADTCKFCAFSAHRKNPNPYTMSHKEIMKIVDETVQRDTKEIHIVSAHNKNTSWQWYLEIFKMIKEKYPFLHIKALTAAEVDFLSRAFDMSYEEVIEKMLEYGVDSMPGGGAEIFDEEVRKKICHGKVSSENWLKIHKLWHEKGRQSNATMLFGHIESRENRINHMIRLRNLQDQTGGFNAFIPLVWQQDNSFIIGKKPLGSVEILKTLAIARIVLDNIKNIKAYWATMGINLAMVAQDFGANDLDGTIEKESIQSAGGAKSSNGLSLKTFIEMIKSSGYIAVERDSLYNELKTY; encoded by the coding sequence ATGCAAGCAATTATAGAAAAACTAGAAAAACAAGAAAGGTTAAACGAAGAAGAGGCAAATAAGCTTTGGGATTTAGAACTTTTTACTTTAGCTAAATATGCACAAAAAGTCCGCTTAAATTTGCATGACAAAAAGGTTTATTTTAATATCAATCGTCATATAAATCCTACTAATATTTGTGCAGATACTTGTAAATTTTGTGCTTTTTCAGCACATAGGAAAAATCCTAATCCTTACACTATGTCGCACAAAGAGATTATGAAAATAGTTGATGAAACGGTTCAAAGGGACACTAAAGAAATTCACATTGTCTCAGCACACAATAAAAACACATCATGGCAGTGGTATTTAGAAATTTTTAAAATGATTAAAGAAAAATATCCATTTTTACACATTAAGGCTTTAACTGCTGCTGAGGTTGATTTTTTAAGTAGAGCTTTTGATATGAGTTATGAAGAAGTTATAGAAAAAATGCTTGAATATGGTGTGGATTCTATGCCAGGTGGTGGAGCTGAAATTTTCGATGAGGAAGTTAGAAAAAAAATTTGCCATGGTAAAGTAAGTAGTGAAAATTGGTTAAAAATTCATAAGCTTTGGCATGAAAAAGGTAGACAAAGTAACGCCACAATGCTTTTTGGGCATATAGAAAGCAGAGAAAATAGAATTAATCATATGATAAGATTAAGAAATCTTCAAGATCAAACCGGTGGGTTTAATGCTTTCATCCCTTTGGTTTGGCAACAAGATAATAGTTTTATTATAGGTAAAAAACCACTTGGTTCGGTAGAAATTTTAAAAACCTTGGCTATTGCAAGGATAGTGCTTGATAATATTAAAAATATCAAAGCTTATTGGGCAACTATGGGTATAAATTTAGCTATGGTAGCTCAAGATTTTGGTGCAAATGATTTAGATGGTACTATAGAAAAAGAAAGCATACAAAGTGCAGGTGGCGCAAAAAGTTCAAATGGCTTGAGTTTAAAAACTTTTATAGAGATGATTAAAAGTTCAGGTTACATTGCTGTGGAACGCGATAGTTTGTATAATGAATTAAAAACTTATTAA
- the glmS gene encoding glutamine--fructose-6-phosphate transaminase (isomerizing) yields MCGIVGYIGTKEKKKIILDGLKELEYRGYDSAGIAVMKDGELDFFKAVGKLENLANKTINFTSDGFGLAIGHTRWATHGKPTEINAHPHLGQYSCVIHNGIIENYQELKTKLIKEGINFLSQTDTEVIVHLFEYYASNLEPFEAFKKTIAELKGAFAILLVSKKDPNTIYFAKNAVPLIIGKNGDENEYYFASSDAPLVSLVDRVAYLEDGDYGYVNLNECKICHDQACIQPTFVTLSQDKSYAQKDGYRFFMEKEIYEQSRVLGEVLMGRLQGEQIVFENIDESLLQNIDEITLCACGTSYHAALSGAYLLERLAKIKTKVEVASEFRYREAIIGKNTLFVVISQSGETADTLEALKIAKAQGIKTLAICNVDNSNIVRLADISLLTRAGIEKGVASTKAFATQVATLWMLAIYLAQKANLDMNKEIKALRSLPSIVKVEQSLHEKVHRISKRYLHGHGFFFIGRDVFYPLALEGALKLKEISYLHAEGYPAGEMKHGPIALADSELFTVALIPKNCLYEKTKSNVEELAARDSTLLAISPLDFDLSDDFIKTSNQEHYMCEFFEMMVILQLLALEVSIRLGNDVDMPRNLAKSVTVE; encoded by the coding sequence ATGTGTGGAATAGTAGGATATATAGGAACCAAGGAAAAGAAAAAAATCATACTAGATGGTTTAAAAGAACTTGAGTATAGAGGTTATGATAGTGCTGGCATAGCTGTAATGAAGGACGGGGAGCTTGATTTTTTCAAAGCTGTTGGAAAGTTAGAAAATTTAGCAAACAAAACTATTAATTTTACTAGTGATGGTTTTGGACTTGCTATAGGACACACACGCTGGGCTACACATGGAAAACCGACTGAAATCAATGCTCATCCTCACCTAGGACAATATTCTTGCGTAATACATAATGGAATTATAGAAAATTATCAAGAATTAAAAACAAAACTTATCAAAGAAGGCATTAATTTTCTAAGTCAAACCGATACTGAAGTTATTGTGCATTTATTTGAATACTATGCGAGTAATTTAGAGCCATTTGAAGCTTTTAAAAAGACTATAGCTGAGCTAAAAGGTGCTTTTGCAATCTTACTTGTAAGTAAAAAAGATCCAAATACTATTTATTTTGCTAAAAATGCAGTGCCACTTATCATTGGAAAAAACGGCGATGAAAATGAATACTATTTTGCATCAAGCGATGCGCCTTTAGTTTCCTTGGTTGATAGAGTGGCTTATCTTGAAGATGGAGATTATGGATATGTTAATTTAAACGAATGCAAAATTTGCCATGATCAAGCTTGCATCCAACCTACTTTTGTAACTCTAAGTCAAGATAAAAGTTATGCTCAAAAAGATGGCTATAGATTTTTCATGGAAAAAGAAATTTATGAGCAAAGTAGAGTTTTAGGCGAAGTTTTAATGGGACGCTTGCAAGGTGAGCAAATAGTTTTTGAAAACATAGATGAATCACTTTTACAAAATATTGATGAAATAACACTTTGTGCTTGCGGTACAAGCTATCATGCAGCATTAAGTGGAGCTTATTTGCTTGAAAGACTTGCTAAAATTAAAACTAAAGTTGAAGTAGCTAGTGAATTTAGATATAGAGAAGCCATTATAGGTAAAAACACTCTTTTTGTGGTAATTTCACAAAGTGGAGAAACAGCTGACACGCTAGAAGCTTTAAAAATAGCAAAAGCACAAGGAATTAAAACTTTAGCAATATGCAATGTAGATAATTCTAACATCGTGCGTTTGGCTGATATATCATTACTTACTAGAGCAGGAATTGAAAAAGGCGTAGCTTCAACTAAAGCTTTTGCTACCCAAGTAGCGACTTTATGGATGCTTGCAATTTACCTTGCACAAAAAGCAAATTTAGATATGAATAAAGAAATTAAAGCTCTAAGAAGCTTACCAAGTATAGTTAAAGTTGAGCAGAGCTTACATGAAAAGGTTCATAGAATTTCAAAAAGATATCTACATGGTCATGGCTTTTTCTTCATAGGTAGAGATGTATTTTATCCATTAGCTTTAGAAGGAGCCTTAAAACTCAAAGAAATTTCATATTTACATGCTGAAGGATATCCAGCGGGCGAAATGAAACATGGACCTATAGCTTTGGCAGATAGTGAGCTTTTTACTGTCGCATTGATACCGAAAAATTGCCTTTATGAAAAAACAAAATCAAATGTAGAAGAATTAGCTGCAAGAGATTCTACCTTGCTTGCTATCTCTCCACTTGATTTTGATTTAAGTGATGATTTTATTAAAACTTCTAATCAAGAACATTATATGTGTGAATTTTTTGAAATGATGGTGATTTTACAACTTCTAGCCTTAGAAGTATCTATAAGACTTGGTAATGATGTGGATATGCCAAGAAATCTAGCAAAAAGTGTTACTGTAGAATAA
- a CDS encoding phosphoribosyltransferase, with protein MYYYTYEEFQKEIIPFTRKIKEEFNPDVLLAIARGGMTLGHFLAEGMGNRNLFSLNSIHYEDTQKLDTIKIFNIPDLSSYKKILLVDDIIDSGETMIEIKRVLMEKYPHLELKVASVFYKPSALLIPEFYIKEAKEWIEFFWSIKI; from the coding sequence ATGTATTATTATACTTATGAAGAATTTCAAAAAGAAATTATTCCTTTTACACGCAAAATTAAGGAAGAATTTAATCCTGATGTATTACTTGCCATTGCAAGAGGTGGTATGACTTTGGGGCATTTTTTGGCAGAAGGTATGGGAAATAGAAATTTATTTTCTTTAAATTCCATTCATTATGAGGATACTCAAAAATTAGATACGATTAAAATTTTTAACATTCCCGATTTAAGTTCATATAAAAAAATTCTTTTGGTAGATGATATTATAGATAGTGGTGAAACTATGATAGAAATCAAAAGAGTTTTAATGGAAAAATATCCTCATTTAGAGCTCAAAGTAGCAAGTGTTTTTTATAAACCTTCAGCATTATTAATCCCTGAGTTTTATATAAAAGAAGCTAAAGAGTGGATTGAATTTTTTTGGAGTATAAAAATTTAA
- a CDS encoding NCS2 family permease: protein MDFFKLKEHNSDVKTEIYAGVATFLAMIYIIPVNANIMSNSGMPLEALIVATALVTIIATTFNAFFSNTPVAMSVGMGLNAYFTFSVCYTYQIPWQSALGAVFLSGIVFTLLSFTNFRIWVIKSIPNDLRKAISAGIGTFIAFMGLVQMGVITKSEATLVGLGDFSNTKVLFGLFGLFLVFVFWAWKVKAAFILAVFVSALCAWIFGIDGAKFPEQLLSLPVISGDNGLSAIFGKLDIKGALELSMIPIVLTFFVTQLFDSVGTITGVGSRGKIFDDPEQGEKKLGKTLGADAVSSAMGAVVGTSTVTAFVESSAGVEAGGRTGLTALVTAICFVFTLFLLPVFKAIPANSIYPILVLVGVLMFMEVANINFKDKAIAVSAFFIIIMMPLTYSITTGFAFGFITYLFMRIMQKEFDKINLGIIVLSAISLLVFLLQFL from the coding sequence ATGGATTTTTTTAAACTTAAAGAGCATAATAGTGATGTAAAAACTGAAATTTATGCAGGTGTTGCTACTTTTTTAGCAATGATTTATATTATACCAGTTAATGCAAATATTATGAGTAATTCAGGTATGCCACTAGAAGCTTTAATTGTTGCAACAGCTTTAGTAACTATTATAGCTACTACTTTTAATGCCTTTTTTTCAAATACTCCAGTAGCTATGAGTGTGGGTATGGGTTTAAATGCGTATTTTACTTTTAGTGTGTGCTATACCTATCAAATTCCTTGGCAAAGTGCTTTAGGAGCTGTGTTTTTATCAGGTATTGTTTTTACTTTATTATCTTTTACTAATTTTAGAATTTGGGTTATAAAAAGCATACCTAATGATTTAAGAAAAGCCATATCAGCAGGTATTGGAACCTTTATAGCCTTTATGGGGCTTGTGCAAATGGGGGTTATTACCAAAAGTGAAGCAACTTTAGTGGGTTTGGGTGATTTTTCAAACACTAAAGTGCTTTTTGGCTTGTTTGGGTTATTTTTGGTTTTTGTTTTTTGGGCTTGGAAGGTTAAAGCGGCTTTTATTTTAGCTGTTTTTGTGAGTGCTTTATGTGCTTGGATTTTTGGTATTGATGGAGCTAAGTTTCCTGAACAACTTTTATCTTTACCAGTTATTAGTGGAGATAATGGTTTAAGTGCTATATTTGGTAAGCTTGATATTAAAGGTGCATTAGAGCTTAGTATGATACCTATAGTTTTGACTTTTTTTGTAACTCAACTTTTTGATAGTGTAGGTACAATCACAGGTGTAGGTTCAAGAGGAAAAATTTTTGATGATCCAGAACAAGGAGAAAAAAAGCTAGGTAAAACCCTAGGTGCAGATGCGGTAAGTTCAGCTATGGGGGCGGTTGTTGGTACTTCTACTGTGACTGCTTTTGTAGAAAGTTCAGCAGGGGTAGAAGCAGGTGGTAGAACAGGTCTTACAGCCTTGGTTACTGCTATATGTTTTGTTTTTACTTTGTTTTTATTGCCGGTATTTAAAGCTATTCCTGCAAATTCTATCTATCCTATTTTGGTGCTTGTTGGTGTTTTAATGTTCATGGAAGTTGCAAATATTAATTTTAAAGATAAAGCTATAGCAGTAAGTGCGTTTTTTATTATCATTATGATGCCACTAACTTATTCTATTACTACAGGTTTTGCTTTCGGATTTATCACATATTTATTTATGCGTATTATGCAAAAAGAATTTGATAAAATCAATCTTGGTATTATTGTTTTAAGTGCAATTTCATTGCTGGTGTTTTTATTACAATTTTTATAG
- a CDS encoding nucleotidyltransferase — translation MNMQKIQKLKNSLKDYESYSSRLFLKQGSFSFYHSKEIDHFIEDIYELILNDFFDDFYPHNDKIPFCVIAIKQYAKMNLSIKENIDLLLIYKDIKAYNIKPLMKAFITSLNDINLSINYQICEINGLYNIAKNELKQNILQNRYICGSKILFKQVKEKINQAQEEFKDDFALKILQNFNPFYQPLIYQEFNINKNFGGLDEQLELENLNILFKDSPKNYMLSFIDEKELSEFKLSSDFLFSLKCAMNLLENKNTDLFLIQNSQELANLMQRKEKKNLDLKSILTQKAMQCIQTCGFYTHFLARCIQEKHYKEQVVFQNTENNFIYSKNEKDLKIILNDLLNLKDQDYNFDIRLVFTLKRVKNNNENLELFRNILKRKHSYSILKLLSDANVLKDFCKPLIQSKFLLEEEGCYSALDRALLCLRYFEEGEHNFDENMTLILKLTILLSAIREENEISLANIYRAYVGKFQININLQDLGLRLLKNFNTFKDIIEKEDIYNSTIVLNFISKLNDIKTLKILHILSFYNAKALNITNHFYYKSLERLFQNALEGFEDENLIDEGQRRVKKEQTLKRSKAFLELDEQTQNNIIHIKSNLFFIKNSFEKIIKIIQIAQKENFIFWLDNQDNFTLELIMNRKNNLENILNTLSSLNLVFMSFFELFEEKVYLKFEYSDIVSDNQKQSLENLLNSKLHLKVQKKAKKPNIKKDELKLDMNYSKNYAKITLNTKDQKGLMAYVMDVLVRYDIILSAAKIQTIKERTRNVLILHKNKSLQDHKDQILKSLISE, via the coding sequence ATGAATATGCAAAAAATTCAGAAACTAAAAAATTCTTTAAAAGATTATGAATCATATAGTTCTAGACTTTTTTTAAAACAAGGCTCTTTTAGCTTTTATCACTCTAAAGAAATTGATCATTTTATAGAAGATATTTATGAACTTATTCTAAATGATTTTTTTGATGATTTTTATCCACATAATGATAAAATACCATTTTGTGTAATAGCTATAAAACAATATGCCAAAATGAATTTAAGTATAAAAGAAAATATAGATTTGTTATTGATATATAAAGATATTAAAGCTTATAATATAAAACCTTTAATGAAAGCATTTATCACTTCTTTAAATGATATTAATTTAAGCATCAACTACCAAATTTGTGAAATAAATGGATTATACAATATAGCCAAAAACGAATTAAAGCAAAATATACTACAAAATAGATATATTTGTGGTTCAAAAATTTTATTTAAACAAGTTAAAGAAAAAATCAATCAAGCCCAAGAAGAATTTAAGGATGATTTTGCTTTAAAAATTTTACAAAATTTTAATCCTTTTTATCAACCTTTAATCTATCAAGAATTTAATATAAACAAGAATTTTGGTGGCTTAGACGAGCAATTAGAATTAGAGAATTTAAATATCTTATTTAAAGATTCTCCTAAAAACTATATGCTCTCTTTTATTGACGAAAAAGAATTAAGCGAATTTAAGCTTTCTAGTGATTTTTTGTTTTCGCTTAAATGTGCAATGAATCTTTTAGAAAACAAAAATACTGACTTATTTTTGATACAAAATTCACAAGAATTAGCGAATTTAATGCAAAGAAAAGAAAAGAAAAATTTAGATCTTAAATCCATACTCACTCAAAAAGCAATGCAATGCATACAAACTTGTGGATTTTATACGCATTTTTTAGCAAGGTGTATTCAAGAAAAACACTATAAAGAGCAAGTAGTATTTCAAAATACTGAAAATAATTTTATTTACTCAAAAAACGAGAAAGATTTAAAAATCATCTTAAATGATCTTTTAAATTTAAAAGATCAAGATTATAATTTTGATATTCGTTTAGTTTTTACCTTAAAAAGAGTAAAAAATAATAATGAAAATCTAGAGTTATTTAGAAATATATTAAAAAGAAAACATTCATATAGCATCTTAAAACTTTTATCTGATGCAAATGTTTTAAAAGATTTTTGTAAGCCACTTATCCAAAGCAAATTTTTACTTGAAGAAGAAGGATGTTATAGTGCATTGGATAGAGCTTTGCTTTGTTTAAGATATTTTGAAGAAGGTGAGCATAATTTTGATGAAAATATGACTTTGATTTTAAAATTAACGATACTTTTAAGTGCAATTCGTGAAGAAAATGAAATTTCTTTAGCAAATATTTATAGAGCCTATGTGGGAAAATTTCAAATTAACATTAATTTACAAGATCTTGGATTAAGATTACTTAAAAATTTCAATACATTTAAAGACATTATAGAAAAAGAAGATATTTACAACTCTACTATAGTTTTAAATTTCATCTCTAAACTAAATGATATAAAAACCTTAAAAATTTTACATATCTTATCTTTTTATAATGCCAAAGCATTAAATATCACAAATCATTTTTACTACAAAAGTCTTGAAAGGCTATTTCAAAATGCGTTAGAAGGCTTTGAAGATGAAAATTTGATTGATGAGGGGCAAAGAAGAGTTAAAAAAGAACAGACTTTAAAAAGAAGTAAAGCTTTTTTAGAGCTTGATGAACAAACACAAAATAATATAATTCATATTAAATCTAATTTATTTTTTATAAAAAATAGCTTTGAAAAAATCATTAAGATAATACAAATTGCCCAAAAAGAAAATTTTATTTTTTGGCTTGATAATCAAGATAATTTCACTCTAGAACTTATAATGAATAGAAAAAATAATCTTGAAAACATACTTAATACTTTAAGTTCTTTAAATTTAGTCTTTATGAGTTTTTTTGAACTATTTGAAGAAAAGGTTTATCTTAAATTTGAATATTCAGATATAGTTAGTGATAATCAAAAACAAAGTTTAGAAAATTTACTCAATTCTAAACTGCACTTAAAGGTACAAAAAAAAGCAAAAAAACCAAACATTAAAAAAGATGAACTAAAATTAGATATGAATTATTCCAAAAATTATGCCAAAATAACTTTAAACACCAAAGATCAAAAAGGTTTAATGGCTTATGTAATGGATGTGCTTGTAAGATATGATATTATTTTAAGTGCAGCAAAAATTCAAACTATAAAAGAAAGAACAAGAAATGTTTTGATTTTGCATAAAAACAAAAGCTTGCAAGATCATAAAGATCAAATTCTTAAATCACTAATAAGCGAGTAA